In Desulfocurvus vexinensis DSM 17965, the sequence AGTCCTGGTTGGTGCAGTTCATGACCTCCCAGCAGTCGCGCGACAGGGGCGGGGCGGTCTGCACGTCGAGGTTGCCGCGCACCACCTCCTCGGCGCTCTCGCGCAGGATGTCCAGGCGGCGGGTTATGCCCCGGGCAAACAGGGTGGAGAGCAGGATGGCCGCCACGGCCACGGCGGCGGTGATGCCGAAGATGGTGACCATGATCTGGCTTTTGGCGCTCTGCACGCGCACCTGGCTGATGCCCAGGCGCACGGTGCCGAAGCTGTCGGTGCCGATGATCACCGGGGCCGCGAAGTCGTAGATGCGCATGGATCCGGCGTCGAGCAGCTGCACGTGCACGTCGCGCCCCCTGGCGGCGTTGGCCTCGCGCAGGTCCACGGGGAAGTCGGTCTTGAAGGAGTGGACCACCACGTCGCCCTGGCGGTCCTGCACGAAGGCGTAGGTGATGTAGGGCGAGAGCCCGGCCACCTCGTCCACCAGGGTCTTCAGGCGCAGGAAGTCCTGGCCGAGCATGGGGTCCAGGGCGCGCAGGGCCAGGTTTCTGGCCATGCTGGTGCCCCGGTCGCGGTTCTCCTCGATGATGGCGTTCACGCTGACGCGCGACACGCCGATGGACACCAGCACGCCGAAGAAGATGACGATGAGCGCGGTGCCCAGGTTGATCTTGTCCTGGAACTTCAGGCGGTCGAGGAAGCGGGGGGTGCGGGTCACCGCAGCAGTTCCTCCCCGACCATCTCGGCCAGGCGGCGCACGGGGTCGAAGTCCGCGTCCTGCGAGGGAATGATGGCCGTGAGCCCGGCGTTTTCCAGGATCGGCCTGTGGGTGGGCCTGCTGATGTCCAGGGCGATCATGGCGTCGCGGATCTTGCGCACGATTTCGGGGTCCAGGCCCTTGCGCGCGGCGTAGACCCAGCCCGGATACCAGCGCGACACGTCCAGCACGCGGATCTGCGACACGTCGATGGTGTTGGCCACGATGGCCAGGGTGCCCTCGCGGATGGAACCCACGCCGTACTTGCCGGAATACACGCCCAGCACGACCTTTTCCTGCTTGCCGCCGGGGCCGGGGGCGAAGGCGATCTCGGTGAAGTCTTCCTTGTGGATGCCGTTTTCAATGAAATGGCCCAGGGGGTAGAGATAGCCGCCGGCGCTGGAGGGGTCCACGGCCAGCCAGCGCTCGCCGCGCACGTCCTGGAGGGTCTTGATGCGCGGGTTGTCGGCGCGGGTGATGATCTGGCCGCGGAAGTTGCGGCCCTCGGGCTCCACCACGCGGGCGAAAGCCCAGGCGCCCTGGCGCTCGGCCATCTTAATGTAGATGAAGGGGTTGGAGAAGGAGATGTCGATGAGCCCCTGATCGACCATGTTCATGTGCTCGCCGAAGGTGTCGGGGAAGACCTGGCGCATCCTGAGCCCCGTGGCCTCGGCCAGGTACTCCACCAGCAGGTGGTGGCGCTGGTAGGAGGTGGCGTGGGAGTACTGGGGCGCGTAGGCGTAGGTGAGCTCCTCCTGGCGCTGGTGGAAGGTGATGGGCTCGCGTTTGGTCAGGTCCACCTGGCGCACGGGCTCGTTGTCGTTGCAGCTGGACAGGGGCACGGCCAGCAGCAGCGCCAGCAGCACCACCAGCACGAGGCCCGGCAGGTCGTGGGGCAGCTTGCGCAAGAGCGTCCTGTACAGCGGCGAGGAGGGCATGCGGGAACTCATATCCCGAAAATCCGGCAATTGGTACCCCAAAACGGAGGGCGGTCCGTCGCCCGTGGCTCGCGGTGCGTGGCCTCCGGGCGCGGCCCCGGGCGGGTGCGCAGAAAAATGCGCCCCCGGGTGTTGACACCCGCCCTAGGTGTCTTATCACTCTCCCCGAAGCCCGTCGCCGGTTGGCATGAGCCTTTCCGGTCGCGGGCGATCAGGTGCCATGGGCTGGCACTCGCAACCCGGGAGTGCCAAAGCCGCAACCAGCCACTCCTTAAAATCATTCGGAGGATAGTCATGAAACTGAAACCGTTGAACGACCGCGTCCTGGTCAAGCGTCTGGAGAGCGAAGAAGTCACCGCCGGGGGCATCATCATCCCCGACACCGCCAAGGAAAAGCCCATCAAGGGCCAGATCGTGGCCGCCGGGCCCGGCAAGCGCGACGACGCGGGCAAGGCCATTCCCATGTCCGTCAAGGCTGGCGACTTCGTGCTGTTCAACAAGTACGCCGGAACCGAGGTCAAGATCGACGGCGTGGAGCACCTCGTCATGCGCGAGGATGACATCCTGGCTATCATCGAGAAGTAACCCGCCCGTTCCCGATTTTTCCCACTTTGCATGAACAAGGAGAAACGACATGTCCGCTAAAGAGATCCTTTTCGACGCCAAGGCGCGCGAGAAACTGAAGAAGGGCGTTGACAAGCTGGCCAACGCCGTCAAGGTCACCCTGGGCCCCAAGGGCCGCAACGTGGTCATCGAGAAGTCCTTCGGCTCCCCGATCATCACCAAGGACGGCGTGACCGTGGCCAAGGAGATCGAGCTGGCCGACAAGTTCGAGAACATGGGCGCCCAGATGGTCAAGGAAGTGGCCTCCAAGACCTCCGACGTGGCCGGTGACGGCACCACCACGGCCACCATCCTGGCCCAGTCCATCTTCACCGAGGGCGTGAAGCTCGCCGCCGCCGGGCGCAACCCCATGGCCGTGAAGCGCGGCATCGACAAGGCCGTGCTGGCCCTGGCCGAAGAGCTCTCCAAGATCGCCAAGCCCACCCGCGACCAGAAAGAGATCGCCCAGGTCGGCACCATCTCCGCCAACAACGACGCCACCATCGGCAACATCATCGCCGAGGCCATGAACAAGGTCGGCAAGGAAGGCGTCATCACGGTGGAGGAGGCCAAGGGCCTGGACACCACCCTGGACGTGGTCGAGGGCATGCAGTTCGACCGCGGCTACCTCTCCCCCTATTTCGTCACCGATCCCGAGAAGATGACCTGCGAGATGGAGGAGCCGCTGATCCTCATCCACGAGAAGAAGGTCTCCAACATGAAGGACCTGCTGCCCGTGCTGGAGCAGACCGCCAAGATGTCCCGCCCGCTGGTGATCATCGCCGAGGACGTGGACGGCGAGGCCCTGGCCACCCTGGTGGTCAACAAGCTGCGCGGCACGCTCCAGGTCTCCGCCGTCAAGGCCCCGGGCTTTGGCGAGCGCCGCAAGGAGATGCTCAAGGACATCGCCATCCTCACCGGCGGCCAGGTCGTTTCCGAGGACCTGGGCATCAAGCTGGAGAACATGACCGTGGCCGACCTGGGCACCGCCAAGCGCGTGGTCATCGACAAGGAGAACACCACCATCGTTGACGGCGCCGGCAAGAGCGAGGACATCAAGGCCCGCGTGAAGCAGCTGCGCGCCCAGATCGACGAGACCACCTCCGACTACGACCGCGAGAAGCTCCAGGAGCGCCTGGCCAAGATCGTGGGCGGCGTGGCGGTGATCAACGTCGGCGCGGCCACCGAGACCGAGATGAAGGAGAAGAAGGCCCGCGTCGAGGACGCCCTCAACGCCACCCGCGCCGCCGTGGAAGAGGGCATCGTGCCCGGCGGCGGCGTCGCCCTGGTGCGCTGCGCCAAGGTGCTCTCCAAGATCAAGCCCGCCGACGACGACGAGCTGGCCGGCGTGAACATCATCGCCCGCGCCATCGAAGAGCCCCTGCGCATGATCGCCAACAACGCGGGCATGGAAGGCTCCGTGGTGGTGGAGAAGGTGCGCGGCGGCAAGGACGGCTTCGGCTTCAACGCCGCCACCGGCGAATACGAAGACCTGATCAAGGCCGGTGTCATCGACCCCAAGAAGGTCACCCGCACCGCCCTGCAGAACGCGGCCTCCGTGTCCGGCCTGCTGCTGACCACCGAGTGCGCCATCGCCGAGAAGCCCGAAGACAAGCCCGCTGCCCCGGCCATGCCCGGCGGCATGGGCGGCATGGGCGGCATGTACTAGGCCCCCGCGCGCCTTACCCCGGATGATCAAAGGCCGACCCGCAAGGGTCGGCCTTTTTGTTTGCCTGCGGGGGAGGGAGCTGCGGCGGGCTTTCCCCGCCGCGCCGTCCGGGCCGCGCGGCGAAGGGCCCCCGGGGCGGGCGCACGGGGCCGGAGCAGGCCCCGGCGGAGCGCCCCGGGGGCCTTCCCGGGCCGAAAAATGGGGCTGCCTTCGCCAGCGAAGACAGCCCCGTTTCCAGGCAAAGCGGAAGCCGGAACGCCTAGTCCACCTTGAAGAAGGCCTTCTTGGCGGCCTTGCACACGGGGCAGGCGTCCGGGGCTTCGTGCTCGACGGTGTGGCCGCACACGGAGCAGACGTAGTATTCGGCGGGCTCGGGGTTGTCCAGGGTGTCCAGGGCCTTGCGGTAGAGCTTGGCGTGCACGGCCTCGACCACGTTGGCGAACTCGAAGGAGCGCAGGGCGGCCTTGTGGCCTTCGGCCTTGGCGTCCTCGATCATGGGCGGGTACATCTCCTTGAACTCGTGGGTCTCGCCCTCGATGGCGGCCTTGAGGTTCTCGGCGGTGGTGCGGATGGCGCCCAGGGCCCGCAGGTGGGCGTGGGCGTGCACGGTCTCGGCGGCGGCGGCGGCGCGGAACAGGCGCGCGGCCTGGGGGTGGCCTTCCTTGTCGGCCTTCTCGGCGAAGGCCAGGTATTTGCGGTTGGCCTGGGATTCGCCGGCAAAGGCCTCCATCAGGTTCTTCTCGGTCTTGCTCATGGTCGCTCCTTGCGGGTACTAATTGTTATTAGGAATATTTACTGACAGGAAGGAATGTACAGCATTTCCAGGGGGAGTCAAGGGCCAAATGCGAGGAAATTCCCCCCGGGGCCCGCCAGGCCCCGCAAACGGGTCCGGGCCTATTCAAATCCCTGAAACAACCGATGAAACAGCCAGGGCGGTTGCCATCGGCCGGGCAAGGCGTGTACAGGATACGAAACTCAGGCCTTCAGGGGAAGAGCAGTGGCTGTTTTCAAGTGCCCGTCCTGCGGGCTGGACAGGAAGCTCCCGGACAAATACGCGGACCGCAGGGTCCGCTGCCCCAGGTGTGGCGAGAGCTCGCTGGTGGCGGCCGACGCGGGCGACCTGCACCTGGACGATGTGATCGAAGCCGAGCCCGCGGCCCGGCCCCAGGCGGCGGGGCGCACCGGGGGCAAGGCCATCAGCGAGGCCGAGCTGTCCCGCGCCATGGAGGCGGAGCTGCGGCCCCGGTTCATCGAGGGCGGGGCGCTGGGCAACCTGGCGGGCGGGCTGGTGGCCGGGGTCCTGGGCGTGCTCTTCGCCCTGGCCGTGGCCACGCTGGTTTCTTCCCAGGGCGCGCTGCTGGAGCACTTTCCCCACGCGGTGACCATGGCCCTTTTGGGCGCCACGGTGCTGGGCCTGGCGGTGGCCCTGCGCAGCCGCATCGCCTTTGCCGCCGCCGGGCCGGAAACCATGACCGGCGTGGTGCTTTTCCTGCTCGCGGGCTTCGTGCAGGAGCGCATGACGGGCGCGCCCGCCGAGGCGGTACTGGCCACCACCCTGGCGGCCCTGGCCGTGTGCGGCCTGTTCACGGGCGCCCTGCTGCTGGCGGCGGGCCTGTCGCGCAGCAGCG encodes:
- the groL gene encoding chaperonin GroEL (60 kDa chaperone family; promotes refolding of misfolded polypeptides especially under stressful conditions; forms two stacked rings of heptamers to form a barrel-shaped 14mer; ends can be capped by GroES; misfolded proteins enter the barrel where they are refolded when GroES binds), yielding MSAKEILFDAKAREKLKKGVDKLANAVKVTLGPKGRNVVIEKSFGSPIITKDGVTVAKEIELADKFENMGAQMVKEVASKTSDVAGDGTTTATILAQSIFTEGVKLAAAGRNPMAVKRGIDKAVLALAEELSKIAKPTRDQKEIAQVGTISANNDATIGNIIAEAMNKVGKEGVITVEEAKGLDTTLDVVEGMQFDRGYLSPYFVTDPEKMTCEMEEPLILIHEKKVSNMKDLLPVLEQTAKMSRPLVIIAEDVDGEALATLVVNKLRGTLQVSAVKAPGFGERRKEMLKDIAILTGGQVVSEDLGIKLENMTVADLGTAKRVVIDKENTTIVDGAGKSEDIKARVKQLRAQIDETTSDYDREKLQERLAKIVGGVAVINVGAATETEMKEKKARVEDALNATRAAVEEGIVPGGGVALVRCAKVLSKIKPADDDELAGVNIIARAIEEPLRMIANNAGMEGSVVVEKVRGGKDGFGFNAATGEYEDLIKAGVIDPKKVTRTALQNAASVSGLLLTTECAIAEKPEDKPAAPAMPGGMGGMGGMY
- a CDS encoding rubrerythrin family protein, with protein sequence MSKTEKNLMEAFAGESQANRKYLAFAEKADKEGHPQAARLFRAAAAAETVHAHAHLRALGAIRTTAENLKAAIEGETHEFKEMYPPMIEDAKAEGHKAALRSFEFANVVEAVHAKLYRKALDTLDNPEPAEYYVCSVCGHTVEHEAPDACPVCKAAKKAFFKVD
- the groES gene encoding co-chaperone GroES; the encoded protein is MKLKPLNDRVLVKRLESEEVTAGGIIIPDTAKEKPIKGQIVAAGPGKRDDAGKAIPMSVKAGDFVLFNKYAGTEVKIDGVEHLVMREDDILAIIEK
- a CDS encoding phosphate/phosphite/phosphonate ABC transporter substrate-binding protein, translating into MSSRMPSSPLYRTLLRKLPHDLPGLVLVVLLALLLAVPLSSCNDNEPVRQVDLTKREPITFHQRQEELTYAYAPQYSHATSYQRHHLLVEYLAEATGLRMRQVFPDTFGEHMNMVDQGLIDISFSNPFIYIKMAERQGAWAFARVVEPEGRNFRGQIITRADNPRIKTLQDVRGERWLAVDPSSAGGYLYPLGHFIENGIHKEDFTEIAFAPGPGGKQEKVVLGVYSGKYGVGSIREGTLAIVANTIDVSQIRVLDVSRWYPGWVYAARKGLDPEIVRKIRDAMIALDISRPTHRPILENAGLTAIIPSQDADFDPVRRLAEMVGEELLR